The DNA segment TTACCGTCGCCAGTCCTATTCCCTCGCCCGGCACCGGTCCGTCAGGCTCCAGCCTGTGGAAGACCTCGAAGATCTTCGCCTGATAATCCTCATGTATACCCACGCCATTGTCGCTCACATAATAAACACAACGGCCACCATCCAGCTCACCCCCTACCTCGATCTCACAGCTTTCCCTGGCAGACTCGCGATATTTGATCGCATTATCAATCAGATTAGTAAACACCTGGATCAACTGTCCGTAATCCCCCATGCATGACGGAAGCGATCCGACTTTCAAGTCGATACCGGCATCCTGCAACTGATATGCAAGCCCGTCAACAACCTTTGTGATCAACCCGTTCATATCAACATCTTCGATCTTCAACTCAACACGACCAACACGGGAGAGACTCAGCAGGCCTTTAAGAAGCACGTCCATCTTCTCGGCACTTGCAACTATGAATTGAAGACTCTCGAACACCCCGCCGCCGACAACCTCGCGAACCTTGCTCTTCAATTGAGCCTCGGATAACCCCTCAGCGTTTTCAACTGTTTCTTTCAACTGTTCCACGCTCGCCTGCAATTCATGACTGAATCCGTGAATATTGACCAGAGGCGAACGCAGATCGTGGCTTGCAACATATATCAGGCTCTCCAGCTCTTCGTTCTTGAGCTCCAGCTCCTGCAGCAGCTTATCACGAATTTGCTCATCCCTCTTGCGGTCGGTTATGTCTCTCACCCATTCCACGAAGTAGCTCTCTTGCCCATTTGGATCGAGCACAGGCATTACCCTGATGTCCAGCCACGTCCCGTCGGGCAGCTCACTCTCCACCTGCCACGGCTTTTCCGTTTTGGCGATCTTCCTCACAGGACAGTCCGGACACATCTCCTTGCAATTCCGATAAACGCCGTAACACTTATCAAGTTCATTTCGTTTTTCCTTATCAATATCGCGGACTCCCTTCCAGTTGCTGTACACAACATTCATTTCACTGTCCTGTAGCGAGATCAGATCAGGCACAACATCCATGACTTTCTCTAATTGATCCTCGGTAACCCTTATCTTCTCGTGCATCTGTTTGGATTCCGTAAGATCGCGAAATGACAACACCACACCGAAAGTATCGCTTCCTTCCCATCGAACCGGTGCCGCCGAATCAGCTATCTGATGCTCTACTCCATCGTGACTTACGAGCACCTTATCGTTGCTCCATTCAACCGCTTCACCCGTCGCTATCACCTTTTCGACCGGGTTCCCAACTGCCTCACCGCTCTCAGCATCTTTTGTTTTGAATACGTCCCTGACAAGCTGACCTTTGACAGCTTCCTGCTTAAAACCCGTCAGTATCTCAGCAGCAGGATTCATTCTAACAACCCTTCCCGAGACATCCGTAACAATTACACCATCACCGATCGAATTAAGCGCCGCTCTCACGTTTCCTTCGCTCTTATCACGTTGCCTGAGAAACCTGGAGACAAGAATACCCGAAAAAACCGACACAAAAAGCACAACCAGACGCACATATATCTCATGGCCCGGCACCTGCGTAAAAAGCATGTCAACAAAAGTAACACCCTCAAAAACAATAGAATCGACAAACGCATCAAACACCCAAAAACCCAAACCGATCACGATTGAATATATTAAAATTTTATTCGGAGCACTCATAGTACCCCCATCAAAAAACCACATTGTCAAACCGTTCTTACAACCCCATGCTGCAAGCCATTCACATATCTATACTACTGCAGCACAAACAAAGACCGCAAAATCCTATGGAATTTCTAGGGTTTGCGCGTTTTCATCTTAATACCTAAAACACCACCCTTCGGTCCCTGACGACCGCAAATAAAATCTCAAATCCCTGCAATGTGTATTTCTGCTTTGCATGTGCCACATACCTGTCACCGGCCAAACTTGAAAACTTCCCTGTCCATCCGATATTTGTTAGGCTCTGTCTGGACGAATCACAGCAAAAAACGACTCGTAGTAATATGCCCGATCGCCGGACTTGCCTAAACTGGCAGCGGTGCGCTGTGACCGTGTCCACCCGGCATCGGGTATTTCTTCAGGGGGATTGAATGAGTTCCGCACAGCAGGCATTCAGTACAAAAAACGCAACACTTACCAACCACCACAAACCACTTTCACTAACTAAAGACCAAACAAGAGCCGCGATCTGGGCATCCAGACTTTTCCTCAGCCGCAAAAAGATCACACCCCAAACCCCCAAGGTACTCCATTATTACGCCCTCACCCTCGACAGCTTCCAACTGCCCGACGGCCGACCATACACCAACACCGTCTCAGCACTACAAACACTCTCAGCCTCGCTCGACTACGCCCGACTCCTGCACCTGCTTCCGCCCAACTCAATAATCGAACCGTCCCCATATCTCAAACTAATACCCCAGCACAAAAACCCTAATTCTGCCTCCGGCCCATATCACGTCGAAATATGGGCAGAAAACACATCCGCAGGTTACCTGTTCAGCCATTTCGCACAGCAAAACAACATCCCGCTCATCGCTTCTCCGGAGATTTTCACCCACACCACATACTGGCACTTCGCACGCAGAGCCGCCCACATCCGCCAACCGATAAAAATCATACACCTGACCGACATTTCAAGCGCAAACAGTCAACCCACCTCTATTGTCTGCATGAAAATACAGCAAATATTACAAAGCTATCGACTGCACAGATTCACCGTCAACGTGATCTCTCTCACTCCGGACCCGAACCCCCTGAAACTGCCCTCATGCCCCCAAAATCAAATCGGGAAATACCAAACAGCACACCCCACCCTTTACGAGCTGGAGGCATGGCATGCGATCGCACCCGGCGCTCCGCTCAATATGGTTCGCACCTGCATGAAAAGTCTCAAAAACGTCCCTGCCGGCCGCACTTCCCGATCTCATAAACGCTGAACAAAACTCTATTGCGACGGATAACTGAAGCTCATAACCGTTGGCTTTGCCAAACGTTTATACTCCGACATCTCCATCCTGATCGCGTTCTCATGGGTCCCGCCCTGGAAGACGATATAGTCCTCCTCGGCAAGCGTCTCATCGACAAAGGTCGTCAACCCATACAAGTTGCCGAAAGGCGGCTCGGCCCCCAATGCGCAGTCACCGAACATCTTGGCCATCTCGCCTTCCTCAGCCAGCTCCAGGCTCTCGGCACCCAACTGACGCTTCAGCATATCAAAGTCGATCTTGTAGCTCGCCGGCAGCACGCACATATAGTAGCTCTCATCCGCCTTTATCACCACAGGCTTAGCTACATGTATCCCCGGCACATGCTCCTCCGCTGCCATCTCCTGTGCCGTAAACGTCGGCCTGTGCTGTTTCACCTCATACTTTGCATGGATCTTGTCCAGATAGTCCATCAGTTGCATAACTTCCTCCTTTCTTTAGTACCTCTTTTTACCGCCCCGAATTACCTGCCTCACTCAACTCACAAACCGTATTTGTAGAAGCTGTTTCAAAACAGCTCAAAATTGTTGAATATGTTTCGAAATCTCCCTTTGCTCTTCGACTGAATATCAAAAACAGCAAAATAATAGCCGCAAGCAGCACCACCCTGACCATATGCCACAAATGCCTGGAAGTCAAAAAATCCCGATGGTCATCCACATAGTGACGCACATCATCAAAATGCAAATGCTCCCCAAGTCGGCTCATTGCAACAAAAACACTCATAAAGCCCCCGATATTTCCTCATACCTCTTACCAAACGCATGACTATCATAATACCATACGTATGCCGCCAGCATAAGTCTGTCCCGCACAGCAACATTTCAAATCACACATCCATCCCTGCGCTGTCCGCAAACCGCACTCATCCATAACTGGCTTCTAAAATCAATTATAACCCCCAGCCCGTTTTTGAGAACCCAAAAAAAACCGACTTCGCACATCTTCCCACCCATATCACATCAGTCCGCAGCCGGCAGCGCAACAAAAAACTTGCTCCCCTTACCAACCTCAGAATCTACCCATATCCTGCCCTCATGCCCGCTCACGATACGCCGCACAATAGTAAGGCCAAGCCCCTCACCCTCCGAACCGTCCGGGTCAAGCCTGTAAAACATCTCAAAAATCCTGTCAAGCTGATCCTGCTCGATACCGCCCCCATTATCCTCAACACAATATTCCGACCAGTCCCCCTTGCGCTCGCCGCTAACCCGAATAACGCCCTTACGCGAACCATCCAGATACTTCACGGCATTACCCATCAAATTGGAAAAAACCTGACTGATCTGCGTCGGATCCCCCATACACCCAGGTAAACCTTCTTCGACGATCACATCCACTTCCTTTTCCTGGATCTGAAATTCCATACTGTGCTTTATATTCGTAACAAGCATATTCATGTCCAACGGCTGAATATCCAACGCCGCCGTACCTATCCTGGCAAGTCTCAGCAGCGAACTGATCAGCGAATCCATCTTATCCGTACCGGCCGAGATAAACTTCAGCGATTCCGGCACCTCCGCACCGAGCAGTTCCTGAAGATCTTTTTCCTTTTCCTGTCCCAGTTCGACGTCTTTCAGCAACTCACCAATTCGCTCACAAGCATCTGCCAGCTCCATACCGAACCCGCGTATCGTCACCAGAGGCGACCGCAGATCGTGCGATGCAATATGTATGATCTGCTCCAGCTCCTTATTC comes from the Anaerohalosphaera lusitana genome and includes:
- a CDS encoding PAS domain-containing sensor histidine kinase, whose translation is MFDAFVDSIVFEGVTFVDMLFTQVPGHEIYVRLVVLFVSVFSGILVSRFLRQRDKSEGNVRAALNSIGDGVIVTDVSGRVVRMNPAAEILTGFKQEAVKGQLVRDVFKTKDAESGEAVGNPVEKVIATGEAVEWSNDKVLVSHDGVEHQIADSAAPVRWEGSDTFGVVLSFRDLTESKQMHEKIRVTEDQLEKVMDVVPDLISLQDSEMNVVYSNWKGVRDIDKEKRNELDKCYGVYRNCKEMCPDCPVRKIAKTEKPWQVESELPDGTWLDIRVMPVLDPNGQESYFVEWVRDITDRKRDEQIRDKLLQELELKNEELESLIYVASHDLRSPLVNIHGFSHELQASVEQLKETVENAEGLSEAQLKSKVREVVGGGVFESLQFIVASAEKMDVLLKGLLSLSRVGRVELKIEDVDMNGLITKVVDGLAYQLQDAGIDLKVGSLPSCMGDYGQLIQVFTNLIDNAIKYRESARESCEIEVGGELDGGRCVYYVSDNGVGIHEDYQAKIFEVFHRLEPDGPVPGEGIGLATVKRIISRLGGKLWIESEEGKGCCFCVSLPAASESIQG
- a CDS encoding aminoacyl-tRNA deacylase, whose translation is MQLMDYLDKIHAKYEVKQHRPTFTAQEMAAEEHVPGIHVAKPVVIKADESYYMCVLPASYKIDFDMLKRQLGAESLELAEEGEMAKMFGDCALGAEPPFGNLYGLTTFVDETLAEEDYIVFQGGTHENAIRMEMSEYKRLAKPTVMSFSYPSQ